The genomic interval GCTAGAACTATTTTTACAACCAGTCATAATAATTTCAAATTTATGTAATTGACCTTCAAAAGCAGGGTCTTCATTCACTTTAGGAATATATATAAACTTAATTTCTGAAGTGGTGTCTATTTCAATATTATCACCATTATTCACCACTTTACCTTTATAAGTTAGATCTCCTTTAGATGAAAAAAAAGAAACTTTAGCAGGCTCAATATTTGAAACGTTTACATCTATCGTTGCAATTATTTCTACTTGATCACCATAATTTATATTATCTATACTTGGAGATTTAATAGAAACTGAAACTATTTTTTCTTCAGGAAAAAAAGGACTAGGATCACCTTCATCGCAAGAAAGAAACAATATTATTAATACAGGTATATAAAATAATTTTTTCATAATTGTATAGTTGTTTTTCCTAATAGAAAAGCCTAATGATTTTCACTAGTTTTAGATTATTAAATAATAAATTTAACATTTTTATTCTTAATAACTGATTATTTAATAATCTAAAATGTTGATAGTCTACTTTTTCATTCTTTTCCCAAGATATCATGGGTCTACTATTACTGTTTTTGGAGCTGAAAGTTGCCCCTGATTTATAGCCCTTACAATATAGGTAATAGGAGGTGAATTTGAATCATTAACACAAGATACAGGGTTATTAAAAATACTACATATTCTTTCTAATCTCTTTTGTGTATTTCCAAAGTTTTGTTCAAAAAGAAAATTATCATTAGAATCATAAACTCTTAATTTAGAAAATCCTCCTCCTGATCCAGAATCTACTATACCTACCCTTATTTCATAATGATAAAAATAAGTTTTTCTTCCTGTTCTCGGATCTTCAGTAGTGTAACTATAAGTTCCTCCAGAAGCGCTAAACTCTCCTAAAGCATTTTTTATACTCACTTTTTTTGAAATTTCTTTTCTTTGCCCGAAATCATCTTCTACTACAAATTTAATATCTAAGTCTTCATCAGAGGAAGGGTCAAATGTAAATGTAGTAGTACCAGAAGGTAGGGGGAAATTAGAACCAACATTAGCCCCATTATATTTTAAAGTACCATTTCCAGAATTCAAAGTATAACTTACCAATCTATAATTTTGAATATCAGCACTAGCATTAACACTTAGTGTAAGATCAACTGTTTGATCATCGTATATAACCTCATTAGAAGCCGTAATACCTAGAGAATATGGTAAATCAGAAATATTAACCTTTGTTTTATAAGTATCATCATAACCTAAATTATTTATATATGTCCAAGTTATTGTATATGTTTTAGACTGTGAATAATCAAGGTAAAGAGCAGTGTTTCCTTGCGGTAAAGTGTAAGGCGATGGAAGCTGACTAGTATTACTTTGTCTTTTTATTTTACCGTTAGAATCATCTACAGTGTAAAATAATTTAGCATCTACATTTGTATTCGATGCCGTATAATTAAATTGAAAATCAGCCCTATTACCAGCTACAATATTTACATTTTCAGGAATACCTATAGAATAAGAAAAAGTATTTATTACTAAATCAACATCTGATTTTTCTGTTTTACCATTTGATGCTGTAACAACAAATTCTAAATTACTATTACCCCCTGTAGTTGCTTTAAAGCATCCTGTAAAATTACCAGGTCTTACTACTATAGGTGTATTTGTTGTGTATGATGTACCGTTATAAATAAACACTCCTGAAACATCAGCAGTCCAAATCATAGTATATGTTAGACTCTCTAAACCTTCAATTCTAAGGTTTTGATTTGTACATTCATTTACAAATGCTGTACTCGATGTCGATGCAGCTGTAAAAGTAAAATTAGTATTTATAAATGTTATTTTCTTTTCTATCTGAATAGGATTGTCATTTTTATCTTTTAGGATATATTGAATTGTATGTAACCCTTCTGAGTTCCCTGTATATTGAAGAGCGAAGGTTAAGTTAGTGATATTAGAAATTACCTGTCCTGGTGAATAAGTTGTCCCATTATATTTTAACGTACTTGAACCAGTTGTACTATAAACCAAAGAGTAAGGTGCACCGGATGGTCCATTCTCTGTAATTATAGAATTAAACGTAACTGTATTTCCAACCTCTATTTCCGTTGAAGTAGGAATGGCATCAAACAAAAATGAACCATCAACAACATTTACCGTAATTAAAACAGACGATTCATTTCCTCCTTGATCCCTTACAAAGAAACGAACTTTAGAGGTTTGTTCACTAGAAGAAGATCCTTTCCAAGAATAATTACCTGGTACAACATTATAAAGAGTTCCTGCACTTAAAATAGATCCATTATTTGTAATTTGTACATCTCCTTCCTCCACAACAAATCTTGCTTTATAAGTTCCTCCATTTCCTTGATCTTCATTTAGAATAAAATTATAATCATAACTTTGATCTACAAATACTGTAGTGGGATCTGCTGCCCCAGTAAATGAAAAATTAATATTTTTAACATCAAACACCAGGGTATCATTTTTTACTTGACCATTACTATCTTTTGTTGATACAACAAATTTAGATTCTCCAAATTCACTAAACTTTAAATTATAATTAAATGTTCCTTGTTCAATTTCTTCAAAGGAATCTTGTGGAATTTCTTCTGATTCATCAGCATTCATAATTTCACCTTCCCCTTGAATAATGTAAAATGCTCGTTTATAAGTAACATTTTTATCTTCACCGGTATTAAACAAACTAATAGATATTGGGCGGGATTCGTTTACATTTATATTATTAACTCCAGTTGATGCTTCGAGCGTATATTCATTGTGTTCAACCTTATAGCTAATATCTATAACTTTTTCTACTGAAGATAATTTATAGGTTTCTCTTACCTTATCAGTATTTATTTCACTACTTAAATAATAGAAATCATTATCTAATGATTCCAGTTCTATGAATTCATTTTCAGGAATGGCTTCACCATCTATGTTTTGATATTTTCCTTCACCACTTAA from Aquimarina sp. TRL1 carries:
- a CDS encoding TraQ conjugal transfer family protein, translating into MKNTIKILGSTLVVLMLLFACTKDDIEVHDEFDFTVERILNDTIIINYAKKTDSKIIPDRLVSSNKYLFKYEVLSGEGKYQNIDGEAIPENEFIELESLDNDFYYLSSEINTDKVRETYKLSSVEKVIDISYKVEHNEYTLEASTGVNNINVNESRPISISLFNTGEDKNVTYKRAFYIIQGEGEIMNADESEEIPQDSFEEIEQGTFNYNLKFSEFGESKFVVSTKDSNGQVKNDTLVFDVKNINFSFTGAADPTTVFVDQSYDYNFILNEDQGNGGTYKARFVVEEGDVQITNNGSILSAGTLYNVVPGNYSWKGSSSSEQTSKVRFFVRDQGGNESSVLITVNVVDGSFLFDAIPTSTEIEVGNTVTFNSIITENGPSGAPYSLVYSTTGSSTLKYNGTTYSPGQVISNITNLTFALQYTGNSEGLHTIQYILKDKNDNPIQIEKKITFINTNFTFTAASTSSTAFVNECTNQNLRIEGLESLTYTMIWTADVSGVFIYNGTSYTTNTPIVVRPGNFTGCFKATTGGNSNLEFVVTASNGKTEKSDVDLVINTFSYSIGIPENVNIVAGNRADFQFNYTASNTNVDAKLFYTVDDSNGKIKRQSNTSQLPSPYTLPQGNTALYLDYSQSKTYTITWTYINNLGYDDTYKTKVNISDLPYSLGITASNEVIYDDQTVDLTLSVNASADIQNYRLVSYTLNSGNGTLKYNGANVGSNFPLPSGTTTFTFDPSSDEDLDIKFVVEDDFGQRKEISKKVSIKNALGEFSASGGTYSYTTEDPRTGRKTYFYHYEIRVGIVDSGSGGGFSKLRVYDSNDNFLFEQNFGNTQKRLERICSIFNNPVSCVNDSNSPPITYIVRAINQGQLSAPKTVIVDP